A single genomic interval of Nonomuraea rubra harbors:
- a CDS encoding MlaE family ABC transporter permease has product MVTRTAGLRIALRGRDAAERFASLADWPLFVWRVLFYSVRDVVLRLKYFKVVIRQVSDVVVGVGATVIGGGMIFVVFTMAFVVGATVGLQGYQGLQAIGAESFMGLVGSFANVREITPIIAATALAAQVGSSFTAELGAMRISDEIDALEVMGINAFTYLICTRVVAALLALVPIYLIALFASFFATRLMCTVLFGLAPGVYDYYFYLYLPVSDIVFSVAKVAVFAFAVIVIHCFHGFHATGGPVGVGVAAGRAIRQSIVTIVLLNLLLSYLFWGGGGNIPLTG; this is encoded by the coding sequence ATGGTCACGCGGACCGCGGGCCTGCGGATCGCCCTGAGGGGGCGGGACGCCGCCGAGCGGTTCGCGTCGCTGGCCGACTGGCCGCTGTTCGTGTGGCGGGTGCTGTTCTACTCCGTACGCGACGTCGTGCTGCGGCTGAAGTACTTCAAGGTCGTCATCCGGCAGGTCAGCGACGTCGTCGTGGGTGTCGGGGCGACCGTCATCGGCGGCGGCATGATCTTCGTGGTGTTCACGATGGCGTTCGTCGTGGGCGCGACCGTCGGTCTGCAGGGCTACCAGGGGTTGCAGGCCATCGGCGCGGAGTCGTTCATGGGGCTGGTCGGCAGCTTCGCCAACGTCCGCGAGATCACCCCGATCATCGCCGCCACGGCGCTGGCGGCGCAGGTCGGCTCGTCGTTCACGGCGGAGCTGGGCGCGATGCGCATCTCGGACGAGATCGACGCGCTGGAGGTGATGGGCATCAACGCCTTCACCTACCTGATCTGCACCCGGGTCGTGGCGGCGCTGCTGGCGCTGGTGCCGATCTACCTCATCGCGCTGTTCGCCAGCTTCTTCGCCACGCGGCTGATGTGCACCGTGCTGTTCGGGCTGGCGCCCGGCGTCTACGACTACTACTTCTACCTGTACCTGCCGGTCAGCGACATCGTGTTCAGCGTCGCCAAGGTCGCGGTGTTCGCCTTCGCCGTCATCGTGATCCACTGCTTCCACGGCTTCCACGCCACGGGCGGGCCGGTGGGCGTGGGCGTGGCGGCGGGCCGGGCCATCCGCCAGTCGATCGTCACGATCGTGCTGCTCAACCTGCTGCTGTCGTACCTGTTCTGGGGCGGCGGCGGCAACATACCGCTGACGGGGTGA
- a CDS encoding MCE family protein codes for MGRADLPLAARLGIALAVLAVFAAAALYAVRAATQVPGTRIDAVFGRAGQGLDTGSPVKIRGITVGEVTDLSLDAQGRAVVTMHVTVRLPATTVATVEPASVFGPKFVGLELGSGETTGPYLAAGAVITETRDPLDLSDTLGDAYEGLDAVDPREVTVIVHTLAKGLEGQGKDLRELIGDAGTVVDVAHRHRQRARQFLHDTALLGTALSDKGDELVSISSDVNVITPDLLERADKVRALLQEITSVSGQVTHGLAKHRQNLRAGVHSGERVAALIYAQLGLAGDGVRGLNTLVDLLNELIETPGPGNSRQLQVEAFVATDICELIVGACGPTDGRR; via the coding sequence GTGGGCCGAGCTGATCTCCCTCTCGCCGCCCGGCTGGGCATCGCGCTGGCCGTGCTGGCCGTCTTCGCCGCCGCGGCCCTGTACGCCGTGCGCGCCGCCACCCAGGTCCCCGGCACCCGGATCGACGCCGTGTTCGGCCGGGCCGGGCAGGGGCTCGACACCGGCTCCCCCGTCAAGATCCGCGGCATCACGGTGGGCGAGGTGACGGACCTGTCGCTGGACGCCCAGGGCCGGGCCGTGGTCACCATGCACGTGACCGTCAGGCTGCCCGCGACCACGGTCGCCACCGTGGAGCCCGCGTCGGTGTTCGGCCCCAAGTTCGTCGGCCTGGAGCTCGGCTCCGGCGAGACCACCGGCCCCTACCTGGCCGCCGGCGCCGTCATCACCGAGACCCGGGACCCGCTCGACCTGTCCGACACGCTCGGCGACGCCTACGAGGGCCTGGACGCGGTCGATCCGCGCGAGGTCACGGTCATCGTGCACACGCTCGCCAAGGGGCTGGAGGGGCAGGGCAAGGACCTGCGCGAGCTGATCGGCGACGCCGGCACCGTCGTGGACGTGGCGCACCGGCACCGGCAGCGGGCCAGGCAGTTCCTGCACGACACGGCGCTGCTCGGCACCGCGCTGTCGGACAAGGGCGACGAGCTCGTCTCCATCTCCTCCGACGTCAACGTCATCACGCCGGACCTGCTGGAGCGAGCCGACAAGGTCCGTGCGCTGCTCCAGGAGATCACCTCGGTGTCCGGGCAGGTCACGCACGGCCTGGCCAAGCACCGGCAGAACCTGCGGGCCGGCGTGCACTCGGGCGAGCGGGTGGCCGCGCTCATCTACGCCCAGCTCGGCCTGGCGGGCGACGGCGTACGCGGCCTGAACACGCTGGTCGACCTGCTCAACGAGCTGATCGAGACGCCCGGCCCCGGCAACAGCCGGCAGCTCCAGGTGGAGGCGTTCGTGGCCACCGACATCTGCGAGCTGATCGTCGGCGCCTGCGGCCCGACCGACGGGAGGCGCTGA
- a CDS encoding MCE family protein, with protein sequence MERVRRRWTFLRFVLFIGLTVSLIVFIAVQIARVGTGGGYRLTAVFDDVSGLVEGDQVKIAGAPVGQVDTITVVDGRAEVTMEVQDAVRVPTDTEAAVRWRNAVGQRVIYLLPGTAPGRLPPGSRITRTSSVVDIGELVSDLGPLTRSLDPEQINQLLTAAATSLKGNDRNIPRLLDNINAITTTVTERRKTIERLLEDYATVTGVVAKRDQQIERLVDNLVTLSEAFADNRQLVDDALVELSATFHTSNEVLGKNADELGGLVDNLSGLTGGIRRHVGEIDKVVDTFPPLLTRAYSSVNRGHYFITAVPCLALSAAPCPYGMQTPPPLRNTRIQSEKDLRKLLVGR encoded by the coding sequence ATGGAACGGGTGCGCCGCCGCTGGACCTTCCTGCGGTTCGTGCTGTTCATCGGCCTGACCGTGTCGCTGATCGTGTTCATCGCCGTGCAGATCGCCCGGGTGGGCACGGGCGGCGGCTACCGGCTGACCGCCGTGTTCGACGACGTGTCGGGGCTGGTCGAGGGCGACCAGGTGAAGATCGCCGGAGCGCCGGTCGGCCAGGTGGACACGATCACCGTCGTGGACGGGCGCGCGGAGGTGACCATGGAGGTGCAGGACGCGGTCAGGGTGCCCACGGACACCGAGGCCGCCGTCCGCTGGCGCAACGCCGTCGGCCAGCGCGTGATCTACCTGCTGCCCGGCACCGCGCCCGGCAGGCTGCCGCCCGGCTCCCGCATCACCCGCACCTCCTCCGTCGTGGACATCGGCGAGCTGGTCAGCGACCTCGGCCCGCTCACCCGCAGCCTCGACCCCGAGCAGATCAACCAGCTCCTGACGGCCGCCGCCACCTCGCTCAAGGGCAACGACCGCAACATCCCGCGCCTGCTCGACAACATCAACGCGATCACCACCACGGTCACCGAGCGCAGGAAGACCATCGAGCGGCTGCTGGAGGACTACGCCACCGTCACCGGCGTGGTCGCCAAGCGGGACCAGCAGATCGAGCGGCTGGTGGACAACCTGGTCACGCTGTCGGAGGCGTTCGCCGACAACCGGCAGCTCGTGGACGACGCGCTGGTGGAGCTGTCGGCCACCTTCCACACCTCCAACGAGGTGCTCGGCAAGAACGCCGACGAGCTGGGCGGGCTGGTGGACAACCTGTCGGGGCTGACCGGCGGCATCAGGCGGCACGTGGGCGAGATCGACAAGGTGGTCGACACCTTCCCGCCGCTGCTCACCCGGGCGTACTCGTCGGTCAACCGGGGCCACTACTTCATCACCGCGGTCCCCTGCCTGGCGCTGAGCGCCGCGCCCTGCCCGTACGGGATGCAGACGCCGCCGCCGCTGCGCAACACCCGCATCCAGAGCGAGAAGGACCTCAGGAAGCTGCTGGTGGGCCGGTGA